One Fuerstiella marisgermanici DNA window includes the following coding sequences:
- a CDS encoding DUF1552 domain-containing protein, protein MHRFETHRRRFLQSSGVLLALPTLESLARGGATAAKEQTPPMRMVCIGNEFGMYPEAFWPTTSGRDFEITPLLEPLAAHREDFTILSHLDHGLKGGHFAIHAFLTGVKSADAKSMPDGGISLDQRAAEFVGSKTRFPSLAIGSDDGVHGGCQMSWTRTGTRVPPVPGPRELFQALFIDDGPAAKKKAVDRIALQHSILDSVLSDAKSLKRRLNKADGAKLEEYFSSVRDVESKLNLDRQWQNVPKPSVDLDQPQNQGLTKDLPLIYDLIALALQTDSTRVATLEIGGSFAIRDLGIQKGYHSLSHHGKLKENLDLLVQVERYQTEQYARFIQKLKSLREPGSDGSLLDSTMVLLGSGMGNANSHTNSDLPLILAGGGFRHGELKQFPEDSRKRIPLSNLFVSMLQQFGVETDRFGMSTGTLTGLDVA, encoded by the coding sequence ATGCACCGCTTTGAAACACATCGTCGTCGCTTTCTGCAGTCGTCCGGAGTGCTGCTCGCGCTCCCGACGCTGGAATCGCTCGCACGAGGAGGCGCTACTGCGGCGAAGGAACAGACGCCGCCGATGCGCATGGTATGCATCGGCAACGAATTTGGAATGTACCCGGAAGCATTTTGGCCAACGACATCTGGTCGCGATTTCGAGATCACGCCGCTGCTGGAACCGCTGGCAGCGCACCGCGAAGACTTCACGATTCTGTCGCATCTCGACCACGGCCTGAAAGGCGGACACTTTGCGATCCACGCCTTTCTGACCGGAGTGAAATCAGCCGACGCGAAGAGCATGCCCGACGGAGGAATCAGCCTTGATCAACGAGCGGCCGAATTCGTCGGTTCGAAAACGCGATTTCCCTCACTAGCGATTGGATCAGACGATGGCGTCCATGGTGGATGTCAGATGAGCTGGACGCGCACTGGCACTCGAGTTCCACCAGTGCCCGGTCCCCGCGAATTGTTTCAGGCACTGTTCATCGACGACGGACCGGCAGCGAAGAAAAAGGCGGTCGACCGAATCGCTTTGCAGCATTCGATTCTGGACTCCGTGCTAAGCGATGCAAAATCACTGAAGCGGCGGCTTAACAAAGCAGACGGCGCAAAGCTGGAAGAATACTTTTCGTCGGTGCGTGACGTGGAATCAAAGTTAAACCTCGACCGCCAGTGGCAGAACGTCCCCAAACCTTCGGTCGATCTCGACCAGCCGCAGAATCAGGGACTGACAAAAGACCTTCCCCTGATTTATGACCTCATCGCGCTGGCGTTGCAGACCGATTCGACTCGCGTCGCAACGTTGGAAATCGGCGGCAGCTTTGCAATCAGAGACCTGGGAATTCAAAAGGGGTACCACTCACTTTCCCACCACGGCAAGCTGAAAGAGAACCTCGATCTACTCGTACAGGTCGAACGCTATCAAACCGAACAGTACGCACGGTTTATTCAGAAGCTAAAGTCACTTCGAGAACCAGGCAGCGACGGCAGTTTGCTCGACAGCACAATGGTGTTGCTCGGCAGCGGCATGGGCAACGCGAACTCTCACACAAACAGCGACCTGCCATTGATCCTCGCCGGCGGCGGATTCCGGCATGGCGAACTCAAGCAATTCCCTGAAGACTCTCGCAAGCGAATTCCGCTCAGCAACCTGTTTGTTTCGATGCTGCAGCAATTCGGCGTTGAAACGGATCGCTTTGGTATGAGCACCGGAACTCTGACCGGGCTGGACGTGGCATAG
- a CDS encoding MarR family winged helix-turn-helix transcriptional regulator: MSQEESIGFQILRSIRRIIRRTSEHSRSVGRHGGVSVPQMLCMKAISEFPDNAEVTVAMVAETVQLSAPTVSRILDRLEKNGYALRERKSSDRRKVCISLTEDGWKRIENLPAPLHEQFLQRLETLDPLERLGLQKALERIVELMDAEGIDASPMLTPELEMDNGLAADPQKDQTSIE, encoded by the coding sequence ATGAGCCAGGAAGAATCGATCGGGTTTCAGATCCTGCGTTCCATTCGCCGCATCATCCGACGAACGTCCGAACATTCGCGCAGTGTCGGGCGACATGGCGGAGTCAGTGTGCCTCAAATGCTGTGCATGAAGGCAATCTCTGAGTTTCCCGACAACGCAGAAGTGACCGTGGCGATGGTCGCCGAAACCGTGCAGCTGTCCGCACCGACGGTGTCACGGATTCTGGACCGCCTGGAAAAAAACGGCTACGCCCTGCGCGAACGAAAAAGCAGCGACCGTCGTAAGGTCTGCATCTCATTGACCGAAGACGGCTGGAAGCGGATCGAAAACCTGCCCGCTCCGCTGCATGAACAGTTTCTGCAGCGGCTGGAAACGCTCGATCCGTTGGAACGGCTGGGCCTGCAAAAAGCGCTCGAACGCATCGTGGAGCTGATGGACGCCGAAGGCATTGATGCGTCGCCGATGCTGACACCGGAGCTGGAAATGGACAACGGCCTTGCGGCTGATCCGCAGAAAGACCAGACGTCGATTGAGTAA
- a CDS encoding ectoine synthase, translating into MIIRKLADLVDTDREQKADTWASRRFLLSGDGMGFSLHDTLIFAGTETPIHYQNHLEAVYCIEGKGRIKDLTHDGEVHEIEAGTMYALSENEKHLLIADTQMRMICVFNPPLVGPETHDENGVYPLLTDS; encoded by the coding sequence ATGATCATTCGAAAATTAGCCGACCTGGTCGACACCGACCGCGAACAGAAAGCCGACACCTGGGCCAGCCGCCGCTTCCTGTTAAGCGGCGACGGCATGGGCTTTTCACTACACGACACCCTGATCTTCGCTGGCACCGAAACGCCCATCCACTACCAGAACCACCTGGAAGCGGTGTACTGCATCGAAGGTAAAGGCCGCATCAAAGATCTCACCCACGACGGTGAAGTCCACGAAATCGAAGCAGGCACGATGTATGCCTTAAGCGAAAACGAAAAGCACTTGCTGATTGCTGACACGCAGATGCGAATGATCTGCGTCTTCAATCCGCCGCTGGTAGGACCGGAGACTCATGACGAAAACGGCGTGTATCCACTGCTGACGGATTCGTAA
- the ectB gene encoding diaminobutyrate--2-oxoglutarate transaminase: MDTFERLESNVRGYCRDFPTTFATARGATLTDIHGDEFIDFFAGAGVLNYGHNPPALKQHLIDYLMNDGVVHALDMSTVAKKKFLETFDRLILKPRGFDYKMMFTGPTGTNAVEAALKLARKVTQRHNVVSFTNGFHGMTLGALALTGNSGKRAGAGVPLGNVSHMPYCDYLGSEADTIGALERFLEDSSSGMDLPAAFILETVQAEGGVNVATRTWLQQLAQLAAQYDVLLIVDDIQVGCGRTGPFFSFETYGLEPDIVCLSKSLSGYGLPMALTLMKPELDIFNPGEHNGTFRGHNPAFVTATAALEEFWSDDRLTRKVNTDAKRIRDVMLDLASECDAEVRGRGMITGMQFENAKAASQISKKAFQQGLIIETAGPKGEVLKALPPLTISDDELTRGLEIMAASVKEVMCKDFVEAG; encoded by the coding sequence ATGGACACATTCGAACGCCTCGAAAGCAACGTACGCGGTTACTGCCGCGATTTCCCAACGACATTCGCGACAGCTCGCGGAGCGACTCTGACCGACATTCACGGCGACGAGTTTATCGACTTCTTTGCGGGTGCCGGCGTTCTGAACTACGGGCACAACCCACCCGCTTTGAAGCAGCATCTGATCGACTACCTCATGAACGACGGGGTGGTCCACGCACTGGACATGTCGACGGTAGCTAAGAAGAAGTTTCTGGAAACCTTCGACCGACTCATACTGAAGCCGCGCGGCTTTGACTACAAGATGATGTTTACCGGCCCGACAGGTACAAACGCCGTCGAAGCCGCGTTGAAGCTGGCACGAAAAGTGACTCAACGACACAACGTTGTATCGTTTACCAACGGCTTCCATGGCATGACTTTGGGAGCTCTGGCGCTCACCGGAAACAGCGGCAAGCGAGCTGGCGCGGGCGTTCCGCTGGGCAATGTCAGCCATATGCCATACTGCGATTACCTCGGCAGCGAAGCCGACACGATTGGTGCCCTGGAACGCTTTCTGGAAGATTCCAGCAGCGGAATGGACCTGCCTGCGGCATTTATTCTGGAAACGGTGCAGGCCGAAGGAGGAGTCAACGTCGCAACTCGCACATGGCTGCAACAATTAGCCCAGCTGGCCGCTCAGTACGACGTGCTGTTGATCGTTGACGACATTCAGGTTGGCTGTGGACGAACGGGACCGTTCTTCAGTTTCGAAACTTATGGACTGGAACCAGACATCGTCTGTCTGTCGAAGTCGTTGTCAGGCTACGGGCTGCCGATGGCTTTGACGTTGATGAAGCCGGAACTGGACATCTTCAATCCTGGCGAACACAACGGCACGTTTCGAGGACACAACCCGGCATTCGTCACCGCGACGGCCGCGTTGGAAGAGTTCTGGAGTGACGACCGGTTGACCCGCAAAGTGAATACCGATGCTAAGCGCATTCGAGACGTCATGCTGGACCTGGCCTCCGAATGTGATGCGGAAGTGCGTGGCCGAGGCATGATCACGGGAATGCAGTTTGAAAACGCGAAAGCCGCTTCGCAAATTTCCAAGAAAGCGTTTCAGCAGGGCCTGATTATCGAAACCGCCGGGCCAAAGGGCGAAGTCTTGAAGGCGCTGCCACCCCTGACGATTTCCGACGACGAACTCACACGCGGACTGGAAATCATGGCCGCCAGCGTTAAGGAAGTGATGTGCAAGGATTTTGTCGAAGCGGGTTAG
- the ectA gene encoding diaminobutyrate acetyltransferase encodes MTDIKVSTTSQLRLRPPSVEDAASIWRIVNESGVLDRNSSYLYLLMCRDFARTCLVAESDGEVVGFVIGYRPPDRPHVLFVWQIAVAPAAQGQGLGLRLLTDLVRRCNGDEFPEYVDATIAPSNTASRRLFQALATTFDTQLTEASGFAESDFPPGDHEAEPVIRIGPLSQASCMNPGAF; translated from the coding sequence ATGACAGACATCAAGGTGTCCACGACATCTCAATTGCGATTACGCCCGCCGTCTGTGGAGGACGCGGCGTCTATCTGGCGAATTGTCAACGAATCCGGCGTTCTCGACCGGAATTCGAGCTACCTCTATTTGCTGATGTGCCGAGACTTTGCTCGCACCTGTCTTGTCGCCGAATCGGATGGCGAAGTCGTTGGCTTCGTCATTGGCTACCGTCCTCCGGATCGGCCCCACGTGCTTTTCGTTTGGCAAATCGCAGTCGCTCCAGCCGCTCAGGGACAGGGGCTTGGTCTGAGGCTGCTGACGGATCTTGTCCGCCGCTGCAACGGTGATGAGTTCCCGGAATATGTTGACGCGACCATCGCACCGTCGAACACAGCTTCACGGCGATTGTTCCAGGCGTTGGCGACAACCTTCGACACACAGCTGACCGAAGCGTCTGGCTTCGCAGAATCAGACTTCCCGCCTGGCGATCATGAGGCCGAGCCGGTCATCCGGATTGGCCCGTTGTCACAGGCGTCCTGCATGAATCCCGGTGCATTCTGA
- a CDS encoding sodium/proline symporter codes for MNTVAVSFLAFLAIFVGIGIASVLKRRDTPDDYLIAGRSVPPWLAALSAVATNNSGFMFIGQIAYAYRVGIEAVWMMVGWVVGDFVAWLLVHPKVRRESENINVNTVPALMGTRSYGTQRVVTVMAGLLTFILLGVYAAAQLKAGSTALQTLFGWDPKVGVIIGAVIVVVYCFSGGIRASIWTDAAQSIVMLLAMATLLVFAGREVGGPTAMLANLRDQDPTLVRWFPADLKFGFGMYLLGMVFGGFGAIGQPHILVRFMAIRSVDEVRRARMIYFMWFIPFFIGSIAVGLYSRAIMPDLLTIPLTQGLTESAATELAMPELARRLLPDVLIGLTLAGLFSATMSTADSQILVCSGAITQDINPRWKDSYIASKLATLAVAALALSIALFAGQGVFALVLIAWSALGAGLGPALLLRLFHVRLSTLTVVLMMTAGVGTVIGWTMAGYDGDIFKLFPGMLASFAMWPVGEFLARTMQQAEQPSAASETN; via the coding sequence ATGAATACTGTAGCTGTGAGCTTTTTGGCGTTTCTGGCCATCTTTGTAGGCATCGGAATCGCGTCCGTCTTAAAGCGAAGAGACACTCCCGACGACTATTTGATTGCAGGGCGAAGCGTGCCTCCTTGGCTGGCCGCATTGTCGGCCGTGGCCACCAATAACAGTGGATTCATGTTTATCGGGCAGATCGCGTACGCCTACCGGGTGGGCATCGAGGCCGTGTGGATGATGGTAGGTTGGGTGGTGGGCGACTTTGTGGCTTGGCTGCTCGTGCATCCCAAAGTGCGTCGTGAATCCGAAAACATCAACGTCAATACGGTTCCCGCACTCATGGGCACCCGGTCCTATGGGACTCAGCGAGTCGTGACGGTGATGGCGGGGCTGTTGACGTTCATTCTGCTGGGCGTGTACGCGGCCGCTCAGCTTAAGGCGGGAAGCACGGCCTTGCAGACCTTGTTCGGCTGGGATCCGAAGGTAGGCGTCATCATTGGAGCCGTCATCGTGGTGGTGTATTGCTTTTCCGGCGGAATTCGGGCGTCTATCTGGACCGACGCCGCTCAATCGATCGTGATGTTGCTTGCGATGGCGACGTTGCTGGTTTTTGCTGGCCGCGAAGTTGGCGGTCCAACGGCCATGCTGGCTAATCTGCGTGATCAGGATCCGACGCTCGTGCGTTGGTTTCCGGCCGATCTGAAGTTTGGTTTCGGGATGTATCTGCTGGGCATGGTGTTTGGCGGATTCGGAGCGATCGGTCAGCCACACATTTTGGTTCGCTTTATGGCCATCCGGTCCGTTGACGAAGTCCGTCGTGCTCGAATGATTTACTTCATGTGGTTTATCCCATTCTTCATTGGCAGCATCGCGGTCGGATTGTATTCACGAGCGATCATGCCGGACCTGTTGACGATTCCGCTAACCCAGGGCTTGACGGAATCTGCAGCCACGGAACTTGCGATGCCGGAACTCGCGAGACGCCTACTACCGGACGTATTGATCGGATTGACGCTGGCTGGCCTGTTTTCTGCCACGATGTCGACGGCAGATTCTCAGATTCTGGTCTGTTCTGGCGCGATCACTCAGGACATCAATCCTCGGTGGAAGGACTCTTACATCGCCTCTAAACTGGCGACTCTGGCTGTCGCTGCCCTGGCGTTAAGTATCGCATTGTTCGCAGGGCAGGGCGTGTTCGCTTTGGTGCTGATCGCGTGGTCAGCGCTGGGAGCTGGCCTTGGCCCGGCTTTGTTGCTGCGACTATTTCACGTGCGTCTGTCGACGCTGACTGTGGTTTTGATGATGACGGCCGGTGTCGGCACCGTTATCGGCTGGACGATGGCTGGTTACGACGGCGACATCTTCAAACTGTTTCCCGGCATGCTGGCTTCGTTTGCGATGTGGCCTGTTGGCGAGTTTCTTGCAAGAACGATGCAGCAGGCTGAGCAACCCTCGGCTGCGAGCGAGACTAATTAG
- a CDS encoding MarC family protein, whose product MSEFLSSFALLFVLLNPFLVIIYLVDVVEKLERSNFNRVLWRAGLIAGVVFCSFGVLGDAIFSNIVPAQFASFQIFGGVVFLLIGVQFVFRGPTAIELLRGESEHLAGAIAMPVLIGPGTISASVIVGERHDPLTACAAIFAAVAASVALMLVLKFAHDYVRPRNAALIDRYIEITGRVASLYVGTVSVEMIMQGVRSWAELF is encoded by the coding sequence ATGTCCGAATTCCTTTCTTCGTTCGCCTTGTTATTTGTCCTGTTAAACCCTTTTCTGGTAATCATTTACCTCGTCGACGTGGTGGAAAAGCTGGAGCGCTCGAACTTCAATCGAGTGCTCTGGCGAGCTGGATTGATCGCCGGAGTCGTGTTCTGCAGTTTTGGTGTACTGGGTGACGCGATCTTCTCGAATATCGTGCCGGCTCAGTTTGCTTCGTTTCAGATATTTGGCGGTGTCGTTTTTCTGCTGATCGGCGTGCAGTTCGTTTTCCGTGGCCCAACCGCCATTGAATTGCTGCGAGGTGAATCCGAACACCTTGCCGGAGCCATAGCGATGCCCGTGTTGATCGGGCCTGGCACAATTAGCGCGAGCGTCATCGTTGGCGAACGGCATGACCCTTTGACCGCGTGTGCTGCGATTTTTGCGGCAGTGGCGGCGTCTGTGGCGCTGATGCTGGTCCTCAAGTTCGCTCACGACTACGTGCGTCCCCGTAATGCGGCATTGATCGACCGCTATATCGAAATCACGGGCCGAGTGGCGTCGCTGTACGTGGGAACTGTGTCTGTAGAAATGATCATGCAGGGCGTGCGATCATGGGCTGAGCTGTTCTAA
- a CDS encoding polysaccharide biosynthesis/export family protein yields MIETRLYLVVVACAISGCAQTQYRASELPRKYAARSVRDYSTVDLTPYARQVANQDAIRPGDRLQVTLDTGTLQENSEHVWKVSIDDSGATSLPNIGPVKLAGLTNTEAERSIVKTSLERDVFLTPTVEVKVAQRRERIILVSGAVEEPGPVKILDDDVSLADVIVQAGGITSEASGTITISSSPDSDTAPAAPLVPNAVLPVGQKTVQATVISLETASKAELAETKLGEGSVVHVEATTPRPIKVVGVIKNQVVEVPSGQNVRLLDAVTQAGGQTYSNWISDRVTITRHVPGSDETIRIKGSIRKARADSAENILLAPYDIITVEENLMTFTLSTLSGLFGAGANAARIGAY; encoded by the coding sequence ATGATTGAAACGAGGCTTTACCTTGTCGTCGTCGCCTGTGCCATTTCCGGCTGTGCCCAGACGCAATATCGAGCATCCGAACTGCCACGTAAGTACGCCGCTCGTTCAGTTCGCGACTATTCGACGGTCGATCTCACGCCGTATGCCCGCCAGGTAGCCAATCAGGACGCGATCCGGCCAGGCGATCGCCTGCAGGTTACGTTGGACACGGGCACGCTGCAGGAGAATTCGGAGCACGTCTGGAAGGTCAGTATTGACGATTCCGGAGCAACCTCATTGCCGAATATCGGGCCTGTAAAGCTGGCCGGCCTCACGAATACGGAAGCGGAGCGATCCATTGTTAAGACTAGTCTGGAACGTGACGTCTTCCTGACCCCAACGGTGGAAGTGAAAGTCGCTCAACGACGCGAACGAATCATCCTGGTTTCCGGAGCTGTCGAAGAGCCGGGCCCGGTGAAGATTTTGGATGACGACGTCAGTCTTGCCGACGTGATCGTGCAGGCGGGTGGAATCACAAGCGAGGCGTCGGGGACCATTACGATCAGCTCTTCGCCGGACTCAGACACGGCACCCGCCGCGCCATTAGTTCCTAACGCGGTACTTCCCGTCGGGCAAAAGACTGTACAAGCAACAGTCATCAGTCTGGAGACAGCGTCGAAGGCTGAACTGGCAGAAACAAAGCTGGGAGAAGGCTCTGTGGTACATGTCGAAGCAACCACTCCTCGACCAATTAAGGTCGTTGGCGTAATTAAGAACCAAGTGGTCGAAGTGCCCTCCGGGCAGAACGTTCGTCTTTTAGATGCCGTGACTCAGGCGGGCGGCCAAACGTATTCGAATTGGATATCGGACCGTGTCACGATCACTCGCCACGTTCCCGGTAGCGATGAAACGATCCGTATTAAGGGCTCGATTCGCAAGGCGCGAGCGGACAGCGCAGAGAACATTCTGCTGGCGCCATATGACATTATCACAGTGGAAGAAAACTTGATGACCTTCACGCTCTCGACATTGAGCGGGCTGTTCGGGGCAGGTGCCAACGCGGCACGAATCGGAGCTTACTAG